A window of Oscillatoria sp. FACHB-1407 genomic DNA:
CGATCAAATGGACGAGAGGCACGAGCAGGTTCAGTGTTGCGGGTAGATAGTGCTCTTGCTGTTGCAAAGCCTGCAATGGACAGAGGCGTGATAGCAGCTTCTGTTCCACCGCATATCATCGCTTTAGCATATCCATGTTGAATCAGGCGAAATGCCTCCCCAATCGCATTGGAACCAGCCGCACAAGCAGTCACAGTGCAAGAGCTTGGTCCTTTTGCTCCGGTGTGCATTGCCGTTAGCCCAGCCGCCATATTAGCGATCATCGTTGGTATCATAAAAGGGCTACAGCGGTTAGGTCCAGAGTTGAGGTAGGTCTCCTGTTGTTCCTCCATCACTCTAATGCCACCCACCCCGCTACCAATAAACACCCCAATTTCAGTTGCATTGTGGTCAGTAATCACGAGGTTGGCGTCAGCGATCGCCTGTAGGCTTGCACACACTGCGAATTGGGCAAAGCGATCCATCCGTTTGGTTTCTTTGCGGTGCAGATAGTCGCACGGATCAAAACCTTTGACCTCTGCTGCAATTTGACAGGGAAGGTGAGAGGCATCAAAACGGGTAATCGGTCCAATCCCACTACATCCTTGAAGGAGCTTCTGCCAATACTCAGTGACGGTGTTTCCTAAAGGAGTAATAGCCCCTAAACCTGTGATGACGACTCGCTTTAAGTGACGTGCCATTTGTCTAAACTCCCGTTTTGCGAAACATGAGTGACATTTCTGTCTTAAGGCTCAGCCAGTAACCAAACAGTGAATAGAATATGAGTCGATAGGATAACAGCTCTTTTCCAATTTTGATGGGCTCAAATACTGTATTGATAGTGCCATCTAAACAACGTTGATACTCATTCCAAGCACGAGAATTTGTGCCAAACCAACGTGTATCGTGATAGGGGCGATCGCTAAAATCTACACCTATCCAACCTTGTTGACGAGCCAAATACTCAATTGATTGCCGCGTATAGATATGAAGATGATAAGGAACATGAACTGAATTGTAGTAATCAGAAATATGAGGTTGGCTTAAATCAATGTTTGCTGCATTAGGGGTTCCAATGAGAATGTAACCACCGGGAGCAAGAAGAGCATCAAGTTCACTTAATAGTACGTGCGGATCTTCAACGTGCTCAATTACATCTTGAAGCAGGATGTAATTAAATGGTCCTTTGCGAAGAATCGCTGAATTGCCAAATTCCTCCTGACAGGCGTGTGGATCATATCCATAACATTTAGAAAAACCTTGTTGCCGCAAATATTTCACGAACAATCCGCTACCACAACCATAGTCAAGTATCGAGTCTGTATAAGAAAGTCCGTGTTTTACGAGTTGTTGATATAAGTTTTTGTAGCAGAGTTTTAACTGATTTGACAGCTTTGCCTGAGCAAATGGATAGTCATTGTAATAATGCTTCAAATCCACCACATTAAGACAGTGAATCGTTGAGCAGTCAGGGCATCGCCAAACTTGAAACACCTCTTCTTTGAAAGCTCTGACATTACAGAAGAATGTTATTAATGAAAGCCTATCGTTCAGTTCAATACAGTAGCCGCAGATTAAACAGCTTAATCGCTGTTCGCTCGTGTTTGAATGCTGCTCTAACTCAGGAGCATTTTTAAGAGAACTGAGGTGTGGGGCAAACTCGATCATTATCTGCTTACTTACCAATAACGACAGGAACCGAAAACTGTAATCAAATACCATTCATGTCCGGCTCAGACTTCTCAAACTCTGTTTCTTACTAGCACCCAAAAGCTGTTGATAATAATCACTCAAGTTTTGGCATCCTTGTTCTAGCGAAAATTTCTTTGCACTTCGCATTGCAGTTTGAGCCACATTAGTATTGTTGCTGGATAATGCCCTACGAATACCATCCGCTAATCCTGAAACGTCGTTTGGTGGAACCAGATATCCATTAACCCCATCAAAAATATATTCAGATACAGCACCACTGTTCACCGTTACTACAGGTATCCCTGAAGCCATGGCTTCTACTACTGTTCGTCCAAATGTCTCATAGGGCGAAGGGCTGCAAAATACGTCACACGACGCCAAAACATTTGCCTTCGTTTCACCCAGCAGAAAGCCGGTGAAGTGGATATGTGGGACGGGTGCAGCCTGTCGTTTCAACGATGCAACAACATTATCAGGTCCGTCTCCAGCAATAATTAGAGAATAGTTAGGTCGCTGCTGTTTCAATTTGGCAAATGCTTCGATCAGTAAATCAACCCGTTTCTCAAAACCAAGACGACCCAAGAAAAGTAAAACCTTATTGTTGCGCTCCTGAGCACTGAGCCAGGGGTCCAACGATTGCCGGTTCTGACGAGCAGGGTTGTAGGTAGAGACATCAATTCCTAAAAATGGAATGGTCTGAACGTTGGGAATACCTAACTCGTGGCAACTCTTGCTAGCTGCAATGCTAGAACAGACTGTTACATCAATTTGACGATATAAATAGCTTGCTAGTCGAGAGCTACGAGCTACACTACGCAGCCATTGCCAACCTGGATAAGCAGCTGAAAAGTTATACAGATCAGTGTGATATTCCGCAATATAAGGAATGTTATGTTTCCGCGCGTAGCCCCTACCCGGTAACTGCCATGCACCCAGTAAAAAGTAGCGTTCTACATCAGTCATGACGATTAAATCGGGGTTATAAGAAGCAAGTTTTTGGTTGATCCAACGGGCAGCCGCAACCGTTGGTACATGGGTCAGCGAGTAAGGTGCCCAGGGTTTTGAGGGATACCGCTCAATAATTAAATTTTCGTCTAACGGTAAGAGCGGTTCTGATTGGTTTGCTTCTTGCTGCCAGTCGGGGGCGAACACAATGACACGGTATGAACCTTGTTTTGCAAGCCATTGAGCCCGTTCCCAGTTGAAATGTGAAACGCCACTCACATCTGGTGGGAAACCTGTTACAAGAAATACCAGGGTATTGATTTTAGAAAATCTCATTGAATTTAATCCTCTGGTTTAATTCTCTGAACGTTATGCTCGAACTTTTGGAGCCTCAAGAAAACCGCTTTGAATGAAATATGAGAAGTAGGTATTCAAGAGTTTTGTATCAACACGAGGGCAAGCAATCGATGAGCCTGAAAGTTGGGCAACTGTTGCTTGGCAGTTGAGCTTGACTCGTCGTTGTCCCAGTCCTGCAAAGGTTAACTGTTCATCAGACCAACGTCGTAAAAAGAAGGGAAGTAACCCGCTTAGAGCATTGTCTTGAGAGCTAACAATGTCGATTAGTTTGTTTTCCCACTCTTCGTAGGAGATTTGCTGCACTGAGTAGCCGTAGTCATTAATATAGCCAGCAACCTCGCTCCAAGTTGAGAAGTTAGGGTTGTTGAGATGAAATGCTTTGCCGATCGCTTGTTTTTGGCGAGACAGATAAACAACGGCTTGGCTGACATAATCAACTGGGACAAGAGTAATGCCACAGTTCATATCTGGCATACTTCCCATTTGAATACAACCCTTCAGAAAACGGCAGGTAAAGTCGTCTGTATTCCAGGTTCCGGTTTTACTGTCTCCGGCGATCAGTGGGGGTCGGTAAATCGTCACTGGAAGTCCGCGATCGCGAGCAATGGTGACTAATTTCTCTGATACCCATTTGGTTTGGGTATATCCTAAATCAATTCCTTCTGTATGCAAGATGGGTTCTGCTTCAATAACTTCTATGCCGTAATAGGCAGATGAGTCAAACACCGCATCAGTAGACACATAATGCAGTGGTTTTGTTTTAATCAAACAGGCTAACCGCAAAACTTCTTGTGTTCCTAAAACATTGGTTGACTTCAATGCTGAGTAGGGATAGACAAAGTTTAGTGTTGCGGCGTTGTGATAAATCACATCAATTTGACGTGCCAGAGTTTCAAATTGCTCAGTCGAAATACCCAATTGCGGTTGAGATAAATCACCAATGATTGGAATAATTCGGGAGCGGTAGTGGTCATGCCATCGTTGGTAAGCCGTCAGATTCGTTTGAATCTTTTTAAGTCCTACGTTGGGATCAGAGGCACGGACGAGACAATAAATTGTTGCTTGAGTTTGCCGCAACAACTCGTCTAACAGAAATGCTCCTAAAAACCCGGTTGCTCCTGTCAGGAAGATGGAAGCCGCTTCGGTGTATTCTTCAGCAGGTGTAACAGGATAGATTGAACTGTCCAGATTAGCCTCATGATTGAGATCTAGAACATTGACTGTCACCTCTGAAGTGACGATAGTATTGGGTGCCAGTTGCTTCATCAGCACAGCAGCTAGAGCAGCAATGCTAGAGGCTTGCATAAAGTCGCTGATGGGTAACTCGACTTGCAGTTGGGAGCGAATTAAGCCAACGAGTTCCACCGCCATTAGGGAATCCATGCCCAGGTCAAATAACCCTTGCTGCGGATCGGGCAATTGAGCTAGCCTCAACACTTTGGCTGCTTCAGACTGGAGATGAGCTAACAGAATTGTGTAGCGATCGCTCTCTGGCACCGATTCAAGTTGTTGTAATATTGGCGATCGCTGTTCTGATGTTGGTTCTGCGGTTGGCTCAATCGCCTTTTCTGGTTTGGCTCCAAGCTGTTCTAACAGCGATCGCTTGCCTCTCGCCTCAAACAAGTCCTTAAACACCGTCCAATTCACATTGGCTACGGTGGTTTGAACGGAATCTGTGCCAAGTAGATACTTTAGAGCGGCGAGGGCTTGTTCTGGTTGCAATCCCTCTACGCCCATTCGCGTCAACCAGACTTGAAACTCTTCAAGTGCCATACCGCCACCTGCCCACGGTCCCCAATTGACACTGAGTGCGGGCAGTTCTAATTGGTGACGATACTGCGCCAGAGCATCCAGGAAGTAGTTAGCTGCCGCATAGTGCCCCTGTCCTTTTGATCCCCAGACAGCGGAGATGGAGGAAAAACTGACAAAGAAATCAAGCTGCATGTTCTGTGTCAGTTCGTGCAGGAGCCAGGTTCCCGCAACTTTAGGACGCAATACTGTGGCGAAAGTGCTGGCATCGGTGGCA
This region includes:
- the fabF gene encoding beta-ketoacyl-ACP synthase II, coding for MARHLKRVVITGLGAITPLGNTVTEYWQKLLQGCSGIGPITRFDASHLPCQIAAEVKGFDPCDYLHRKETKRMDRFAQFAVCASLQAIADANLVITDHNATEIGVFIGSGVGGIRVMEEQQETYLNSGPNRCSPFMIPTMIANMAAGLTAMHTGAKGPSSCTVTACAAGSNAIGEAFRLIQHGYAKAMICGGTEAAITPLSIAGFATARALSTRNTEPARASRPFDRDRDGFVMGEGSGILILEELEHALNRNAHIYAEIVGYGLNCDAHHITAPVPGGKSAARAIELALKDADIFPNQVSYINAHGTSTSANDVTETSAIKHALGLHASRVAISSTKSMTGHLLGGAGGIEAVATTMAIATDHIPPTINLDTPDPECDLDYVPQHSRVQSVDVALSNSFGFGGHNVTLAFKKLEN
- a CDS encoding class I SAM-dependent methyltransferase; amino-acid sequence: MIEFAPHLSSLKNAPELEQHSNTSEQRLSCLICGYCIELNDRLSLITFFCNVRAFKEEVFQVWRCPDCSTIHCLNVVDLKHYYNDYPFAQAKLSNQLKLCYKNLYQQLVKHGLSYTDSILDYGCGSGLFVKYLRQQGFSKCYGYDPHACQEEFGNSAILRKGPFNYILLQDVIEHVEDPHVLLSELDALLAPGGYILIGTPNAANIDLSQPHISDYYNSVHVPYHLHIYTRQSIEYLARQQGWIGVDFSDRPYHDTRWFGTNSRAWNEYQRCLDGTINTVFEPIKIGKELLSYRLIFYSLFGYWLSLKTEMSLMFRKTGV
- a CDS encoding glycosyltransferase is translated as MRFSKINTLVFLVTGFPPDVSGVSHFNWERAQWLAKQGSYRVIVFAPDWQQEANQSEPLLPLDENLIIERYPSKPWAPYSLTHVPTVAAARWINQKLASYNPDLIVMTDVERYFLLGAWQLPGRGYARKHNIPYIAEYHTDLYNFSAAYPGWQWLRSVARSSRLASYLYRQIDVTVCSSIAASKSCHELGIPNVQTIPFLGIDVSTYNPARQNRQSLDPWLSAQERNNKVLLFLGRLGFEKRVDLLIEAFAKLKQQRPNYSLIIAGDGPDNVVASLKRQAAPVPHIHFTGFLLGETKANVLASCDVFCSPSPYETFGRTVVEAMASGIPVVTVNSGAVSEYIFDGVNGYLVPPNDVSGLADGIRRALSSNNTNVAQTAMRSAKKFSLEQGCQNLSDYYQQLLGASKKQSLRSLSRT